Proteins co-encoded in one Papaver somniferum cultivar HN1 chromosome 5, ASM357369v1, whole genome shotgun sequence genomic window:
- the LOC113279616 gene encoding branchpoint-bridging protein-like has protein sequence MPNPSEVLKKNWTYKFLRNKDRKKIGFCKFPEWRRIALERHNDNKKFLICPNCNQKGHKVEDCKAGEISPSQRRCYHCNQPGHLARNCEAKGTGSEQSTGPARKKQKKASVHPKGGTP, from the coding sequence ATGCCTAATCCAAGTGAAGTTCTTAAGAAGAACTGGACCTATAAGTTCTTGCGGAATAAGGATCGGAAGAAGATTGGGTTTTGCAAGTTTCCTGAGTGGCGACGAATAGCTCTTGAGCGGCACAACGATAATAAGAAGTTCCTTATATGCCCCAATTGCAACCAGAAAGGGCACAAGGTGGAGGACTGCAAGGCTGGGGAAATTTCCCCTTCGCAGAGAAGATGTTATCATTGTAACCAACCTGGACATCTTGCCAGAAACTGTGAAGCTAAGGGTACTGGTTCTGAGCAGTCTACTGGACCTGCtcgaaagaaacaaaagaaggcTTCGGTGCACCCGAAAGGAGGAACCCCATGA